In Geminocystis sp. NIES-3709, a single genomic region encodes these proteins:
- a CDS encoding DUF3119 family protein, with translation MKSSVLSSESVILAPNYRIPFVIIIGGIALSLLQIILGVVVTLFGIFLFIQANIIKLKFTSIALEVYRGEKNIRTFPYKEWENWAIFWQPVPILLYFKEVNSIHFIPIIFDPVALKECLEKYCKN, from the coding sequence ATGAAAAGCAGTGTTTTGTCCTCAGAATCCGTAATATTAGCTCCTAATTATCGCATTCCTTTTGTGATTATTATTGGTGGAATTGCCTTAAGTTTATTACAAATTATTCTCGGTGTTGTAGTGACATTATTCGGCATATTTTTATTTATTCAAGCTAACATAATTAAGTTAAAATTTACCTCGATCGCATTAGAAGTTTATCGAGGAGAAAAAAATATCAGAACATTTCCTTATAAAGAGTGGGAAAATTGGGCTATTTTTTGGCAACCTGTACCTATTTTATTATACTTTAAAGAAGTCAATAGTATTCATTTTATCCCTATAATCTTTGATCCTGTTGCCTTAAAAGAATGTTTAGAAAAATATTGTAAAAACTGA
- a CDS encoding ABC transporter ATP-binding protein has protein sequence MATVTLENIARSFNHVKVISDISFQVPDGEFWVLVGPSGCGKSTILRSIAGLEFVSEGNLYFDDVLMNTIPARERDVAMVFQNYALYPHFTVAQNLSFGLKMRGVNKSLIAEKVEFVSQILDINHLLHRKPKDLSGGQQQRVALGRAIIRQPKVFLLDEPLSNLDAQLRDQTRTELKKLHNKVGITTIYVTHDQVEAMTLGDRIVVLDQGKIQQIGTPAEIYNNPINRMVATFLGTPAMNIIPVTYHDGALWINQQQSLPLTPYWKEKIPPHNGQGWDLGIRPEYISVNEESFSDNDILAQVEVIEPLGKEILVNAIILDSDININLQLPIQWTGKRGDRVKIKFTLDYSHIFDPISGERI, from the coding sequence ATGGCGACAGTAACTTTAGAAAATATTGCCCGTAGTTTTAATCACGTCAAGGTTATTTCTGATATTAGTTTTCAAGTACCTGATGGAGAGTTTTGGGTATTAGTTGGCCCCTCTGGTTGCGGTAAATCTACTATACTAAGATCGATCGCTGGTTTAGAGTTTGTTAGTGAAGGTAATTTATATTTTGACGATGTGTTAATGAATACCATCCCTGCCAGAGAAAGAGATGTGGCAATGGTTTTTCAAAATTATGCTTTATATCCTCATTTTACCGTTGCACAAAACCTTAGTTTTGGCTTAAAAATGCGAGGAGTCAACAAATCCCTTATTGCTGAAAAAGTTGAGTTTGTTTCCCAAATTCTTGATATAAACCACTTATTACATCGTAAACCTAAAGACTTGTCTGGTGGACAACAACAAAGAGTTGCACTAGGTAGAGCAATTATTAGACAACCTAAAGTATTCTTATTAGATGAACCTTTATCAAATTTAGATGCTCAATTACGAGATCAAACACGCACAGAATTAAAAAAACTTCATAATAAAGTAGGAATTACTACGATTTATGTTACCCATGATCAAGTAGAAGCTATGACTCTAGGCGATCGAATTGTAGTTTTAGATCAAGGAAAAATACAACAAATTGGCACACCTGCAGAAATCTATAATAATCCTATTAATCGTATGGTAGCAACTTTTTTAGGTACACCTGCCATGAATATTATTCCCGTTACCTATCATGATGGTGCATTGTGGATTAATCAACAACAATCTCTCCCCTTAACTCCTTATTGGAAGGAGAAAATACCCCCTCATAATGGGCAAGGTTGGGATTTAGGTATTCGTCCTGAATATATTAGTGTAAATGAGGAGAGTTTTTCAGATAATGATATTTTAGCCCAAGTGGAAGTAATCGAGCCTTTAGGAAAAGAAATTTTAGTCAATGCTATTATTCTGGACTCGGATATAAATATTAACTTACAGTTGCCGATTCAATGGACAGGAAAACGAGGCGATCGAGTTAAGATAAAATTTACCTTAGATTATAGCCACATTTTTGATCCCATTTCGGGGGAAAGAATTTAA
- the psbV gene encoding photosystem II cytochrome c-550 encodes MLKKVFLILVAGVIFAWQSFAGTANALSLSNEIRTVPLNEDGASITLSNKDAQLGSKLFIDNCSQCHIQGKTKTNPNVGLSKESLANALPARDNLLGLVDYIKNPTSYDGEEDISLYHLSTERPDLWPEIRNYTDEDIKAVAGYILIQTNADPKWGKRSLIEP; translated from the coding sequence ATGTTGAAAAAAGTTTTTTTAATCTTAGTAGCAGGAGTCATTTTTGCGTGGCAGTCTTTTGCCGGAACTGCAAATGCTCTTAGCTTAAGTAATGAAATTCGCACAGTGCCTTTAAATGAAGATGGTGCGTCAATCACTTTATCAAATAAAGACGCACAACTTGGCTCAAAATTGTTCATTGATAATTGTTCTCAATGTCACATCCAAGGTAAAACCAAAACTAACCCTAACGTTGGTTTAAGTAAAGAAAGTTTAGCTAACGCACTTCCTGCTAGAGACAATTTATTGGGTTTAGTGGATTATATTAAAAACCCTACCAGTTATGATGGTGAAGAGGATATTTCCTTATATCATTTAAGCACCGAAAGACCTGATCTTTGGCCTGAAATTCGTAATTACACCGATGAAGATATTAAAGCGGTTGCCGGTTATATCTTAATTCAAACTAACGCCGATCCTAAATGGGGTAAACGTTCACTCATCGAACCGTAG